In a single window of the Drosophila miranda strain MSH22 chromosome XL, D.miranda_PacBio2.1, whole genome shotgun sequence genome:
- the LOC108164526 gene encoding high mobility group protein DSP1 isoform X4 produces the protein MDHFHQIQQLAAQQQQQVQQQQLQQHQVVVQQNQQQAHQNSSNTAAGVGTQQLFTYKMASSFPNPATTMAQVVATSNAAGTTGYDYRLNMAQAAAAAAVPGSQWWYSAANQGQVDANTAAQLQQQQQQQQQQQQQQQHQQQQQMQQQQQQQNVINSASPMVRGGKADAKPRGRMTAYAYFVQTCREEHKKKHPDETVIFAEFSRKCAERWKTMVDKEKKRFHEMAEKDKQRYEAEMQNYVPPKGTVVGRGKKRKQIKDPNAPKRSLSAFFWFCNDERNKVKALNPEYGVGDIAKELGRKWSDVDPEVKQKYESMAERDKARYEREMTEYKTSGKIAMSAPSMQASMQAQAQKAALLAAAVQQQQQHQLDEQHDDDDGDGDDDENQ, from the exons ATGGATCACTTTCATCAAATACAG CAACTGGCTgcgcagcaacaacaacaagtacaacagcaacagttGCAACAACACCAAGTGGTGGTACAGCAGAATCAGCAGCAGGCGCATCAGAATAGCTCCAATACCGCTGCCGGTGTGGGCACCCAACAGCTGTTCACATACAAAATGGCCAGCAGTTTCCCCAATCCAGCCACGACGATGGCCCAGGTTGTGGCCACGTCGAATGCTGCCGGTACCACAGGCTATGACTATCGCCTGAATATGGCCCAGgctgcggcggctgcagcagtGCCCGGCTCCCAGTGGTGGTATTCGGCCGCCAATCAGGGCCAGGTGGATGCCAACACAGCTGcccaactgcagcagcagcagcagcaacaacagcaacagcagcagcaacaacagcaccagcagcaacaacagatgcaacagcagcaacagcaacagaatgTTATCAATTCGGCG AGTCCAATGGTCAGAGGTGGAAAGGCCGATGCAAAACCCAGGGGCCGTATGACTGCATACGCATATTTTGTACAAACCTGCCGGGAGGAGCACAAAAAGAAGCATCCCGATGAAACCGTGATATTTGCCGAATTCTCGCGCAAGTGTGCCGAACGATGGAAG ACAATGGTGGATAAGGAGAAGAAGCGTTTCCATGAAATGGCCGAAAAGGACAAGCAGCGCTACGAGGCAGAAATGCAGAACTATGTCCCACCTAAGGGCACTGTTGTCGGACGTGGCAAGAAGAGGAAACAGATCAAGGACCCCAATGCACCGAAACGTTCATT GTCTGCGTTCTTCTGGTTCTGCAATGATGAAAGAAACAAGGTGAAGGCTCTGAATCCTGAATACGGTGTTGGCGACATTGCCAAAGAGCTGGGACGAAAGTGGTCCGATGTTGATCCCGAGGTCAAACAGAAGTACGAGTCGATGGCCGAAAGAGACAAGGCTCGCTACGAACGG GAAATGACCGAATACAAGACAAGCGGGAAGATAGCCATGTCCGCACCATCGATGCAAGCGTCGATGCAGGCGCAGGCACAGAAGGCCGCGTTACTGGCAGCCgccgtgcagcagcagcaacagcatcagcTGGACGAGCAgcatgatgacgatgacggcgatggtgatgatgatgagaACCAATAG
- the LOC108164526 gene encoding high mobility group protein DSP1 isoform X2, translating into MDHFHQIQQTIQHYQQQLAAQQQQQVQQQQLQQHQVVVQQNQQQAHQNSSNTAAGVGTQQLFTYKMASSFPNPATTMAQVVATSNAAGTTGYDYRLNMAQAAAAAAVPGSQWWYSAANQGQVDANTAAQLQQQQQQQQQQQQQQQHQQQQQMQQQQQQQNVINSASPMVRGGKADAKPRGRMTAYAYFVQTCREEHKKKHPDETVIFAEFSRKCAERWKVDKEKKRFHEMAEKDKQRYEAEMQNYVPPKGTVVGRGKKRKQIKDPNAPKRSLSAFFWFCNDERNKVKALNPEYGVGDIAKELGRKWSDVDPEVKQKYESMAERDKARYEREMTEYKTSGKIAMSAPSMQASMQAQAQKAALLAAAVQQQQQHQLDEQHDDDDGDGDDDENQ; encoded by the exons ATGGATCACTTTCATCAAATACAG CAAACCATTCAACACTATCAGCAGCAACTGGCTgcgcagcaacaacaacaagtacaacagcaacagttGCAACAACACCAAGTGGTGGTACAGCAGAATCAGCAGCAGGCGCATCAGAATAGCTCCAATACCGCTGCCGGTGTGGGCACCCAACAGCTGTTCACATACAAAATGGCCAGCAGTTTCCCCAATCCAGCCACGACGATGGCCCAGGTTGTGGCCACGTCGAATGCTGCCGGTACCACAGGCTATGACTATCGCCTGAATATGGCCCAGgctgcggcggctgcagcagtGCCCGGCTCCCAGTGGTGGTATTCGGCCGCCAATCAGGGCCAGGTGGATGCCAACACAGCTGcccaactgcagcagcagcagcagcaacaacagcaacagcagcagcaacaacagcaccagcagcaacaacagatgcaacagcagcaacagcaacagaatgTTATCAATTCGGCG AGTCCAATGGTCAGAGGTGGAAAGGCCGATGCAAAACCCAGGGGCCGTATGACTGCATACGCATATTTTGTACAAACCTGCCGGGAGGAGCACAAAAAGAAGCATCCCGATGAAACCGTGATATTTGCCGAATTCTCGCGCAAGTGTGCCGAACGATGGAAG GTGGATAAGGAGAAGAAGCGTTTCCATGAAATGGCCGAAAAGGACAAGCAGCGCTACGAGGCAGAAATGCAGAACTATGTCCCACCTAAGGGCACTGTTGTCGGACGTGGCAAGAAGAGGAAACAGATCAAGGACCCCAATGCACCGAAACGTTCATT GTCTGCGTTCTTCTGGTTCTGCAATGATGAAAGAAACAAGGTGAAGGCTCTGAATCCTGAATACGGTGTTGGCGACATTGCCAAAGAGCTGGGACGAAAGTGGTCCGATGTTGATCCCGAGGTCAAACAGAAGTACGAGTCGATGGCCGAAAGAGACAAGGCTCGCTACGAACGG GAAATGACCGAATACAAGACAAGCGGGAAGATAGCCATGTCCGCACCATCGATGCAAGCGTCGATGCAGGCGCAGGCACAGAAGGCCGCGTTACTGGCAGCCgccgtgcagcagcagcaacagcatcagcTGGACGAGCAgcatgatgacgatgacggcgatggtgatgatgatgagaACCAATAG
- the LOC108164526 gene encoding high mobility group protein DSP1 isoform X3 → MDHFHQIQQQLAAQQQQQVQQQQLQQHQVVVQQNQQQAHQNSSNTAAGVGTQQLFTYKMASSFPNPATTMAQVVATSNAAGTTGYDYRLNMAQAAAAAAVPGSQWWYSAANQGQVDANTAAQLQQQQQQQQQQQQQQQHQQQQQMQQQQQQQNVINSASPMVRGGKADAKPRGRMTAYAYFVQTCREEHKKKHPDETVIFAEFSRKCAERWKTMVDKEKKRFHEMAEKDKQRYEAEMQNYVPPKGTVVGRGKKRKQIKDPNAPKRSLSAFFWFCNDERNKVKALNPEYGVGDIAKELGRKWSDVDPEVKQKYESMAERDKARYEREMTEYKTSGKIAMSAPSMQASMQAQAQKAALLAAAVQQQQQHQLDEQHDDDDGDGDDDENQ, encoded by the exons ATGGATCACTTTCATCAAATACAG CAGCAACTGGCTgcgcagcaacaacaacaagtacaacagcaacagttGCAACAACACCAAGTGGTGGTACAGCAGAATCAGCAGCAGGCGCATCAGAATAGCTCCAATACCGCTGCCGGTGTGGGCACCCAACAGCTGTTCACATACAAAATGGCCAGCAGTTTCCCCAATCCAGCCACGACGATGGCCCAGGTTGTGGCCACGTCGAATGCTGCCGGTACCACAGGCTATGACTATCGCCTGAATATGGCCCAGgctgcggcggctgcagcagtGCCCGGCTCCCAGTGGTGGTATTCGGCCGCCAATCAGGGCCAGGTGGATGCCAACACAGCTGcccaactgcagcagcagcagcagcaacaacagcaacagcagcagcaacaacagcaccagcagcaacaacagatgcaacagcagcaacagcaacagaatgTTATCAATTCGGCG AGTCCAATGGTCAGAGGTGGAAAGGCCGATGCAAAACCCAGGGGCCGTATGACTGCATACGCATATTTTGTACAAACCTGCCGGGAGGAGCACAAAAAGAAGCATCCCGATGAAACCGTGATATTTGCCGAATTCTCGCGCAAGTGTGCCGAACGATGGAAG ACAATGGTGGATAAGGAGAAGAAGCGTTTCCATGAAATGGCCGAAAAGGACAAGCAGCGCTACGAGGCAGAAATGCAGAACTATGTCCCACCTAAGGGCACTGTTGTCGGACGTGGCAAGAAGAGGAAACAGATCAAGGACCCCAATGCACCGAAACGTTCATT GTCTGCGTTCTTCTGGTTCTGCAATGATGAAAGAAACAAGGTGAAGGCTCTGAATCCTGAATACGGTGTTGGCGACATTGCCAAAGAGCTGGGACGAAAGTGGTCCGATGTTGATCCCGAGGTCAAACAGAAGTACGAGTCGATGGCCGAAAGAGACAAGGCTCGCTACGAACGG GAAATGACCGAATACAAGACAAGCGGGAAGATAGCCATGTCCGCACCATCGATGCAAGCGTCGATGCAGGCGCAGGCACAGAAGGCCGCGTTACTGGCAGCCgccgtgcagcagcagcaacagcatcagcTGGACGAGCAgcatgatgacgatgacggcgatggtgatgatgatgagaACCAATAG
- the LOC108164526 gene encoding high mobility group protein DSP1 isoform X1 — protein sequence MDHFHQIQQTIQHYQQQLAAQQQQQVQQQQLQQHQVVVQQNQQQAHQNSSNTAAGVGTQQLFTYKMASSFPNPATTMAQVVATSNAAGTTGYDYRLNMAQAAAAAAVPGSQWWYSAANQGQVDANTAAQLQQQQQQQQQQQQQQQHQQQQQMQQQQQQQNVINSASPMVRGGKADAKPRGRMTAYAYFVQTCREEHKKKHPDETVIFAEFSRKCAERWKTMVDKEKKRFHEMAEKDKQRYEAEMQNYVPPKGTVVGRGKKRKQIKDPNAPKRSLSAFFWFCNDERNKVKALNPEYGVGDIAKELGRKWSDVDPEVKQKYESMAERDKARYEREMTEYKTSGKIAMSAPSMQASMQAQAQKAALLAAAVQQQQQHQLDEQHDDDDGDGDDDENQ from the exons ATGGATCACTTTCATCAAATACAG CAAACCATTCAACACTATCAGCAGCAACTGGCTgcgcagcaacaacaacaagtacaacagcaacagttGCAACAACACCAAGTGGTGGTACAGCAGAATCAGCAGCAGGCGCATCAGAATAGCTCCAATACCGCTGCCGGTGTGGGCACCCAACAGCTGTTCACATACAAAATGGCCAGCAGTTTCCCCAATCCAGCCACGACGATGGCCCAGGTTGTGGCCACGTCGAATGCTGCCGGTACCACAGGCTATGACTATCGCCTGAATATGGCCCAGgctgcggcggctgcagcagtGCCCGGCTCCCAGTGGTGGTATTCGGCCGCCAATCAGGGCCAGGTGGATGCCAACACAGCTGcccaactgcagcagcagcagcagcaacaacagcaacagcagcagcaacaacagcaccagcagcaacaacagatgcaacagcagcaacagcaacagaatgTTATCAATTCGGCG AGTCCAATGGTCAGAGGTGGAAAGGCCGATGCAAAACCCAGGGGCCGTATGACTGCATACGCATATTTTGTACAAACCTGCCGGGAGGAGCACAAAAAGAAGCATCCCGATGAAACCGTGATATTTGCCGAATTCTCGCGCAAGTGTGCCGAACGATGGAAG ACAATGGTGGATAAGGAGAAGAAGCGTTTCCATGAAATGGCCGAAAAGGACAAGCAGCGCTACGAGGCAGAAATGCAGAACTATGTCCCACCTAAGGGCACTGTTGTCGGACGTGGCAAGAAGAGGAAACAGATCAAGGACCCCAATGCACCGAAACGTTCATT GTCTGCGTTCTTCTGGTTCTGCAATGATGAAAGAAACAAGGTGAAGGCTCTGAATCCTGAATACGGTGTTGGCGACATTGCCAAAGAGCTGGGACGAAAGTGGTCCGATGTTGATCCCGAGGTCAAACAGAAGTACGAGTCGATGGCCGAAAGAGACAAGGCTCGCTACGAACGG GAAATGACCGAATACAAGACAAGCGGGAAGATAGCCATGTCCGCACCATCGATGCAAGCGTCGATGCAGGCGCAGGCACAGAAGGCCGCGTTACTGGCAGCCgccgtgcagcagcagcaacagcatcagcTGGACGAGCAgcatgatgacgatgacggcgatggtgatgatgatgagaACCAATAG
- the LOC108156098 gene encoding acyl-CoA Delta(11) desaturase-like — MEYAIRRLNMPPNIKAQAKAEAVVTVDSKMQVNAGTGAGGDAGEVPFATSNGVLFEGDEGNQSFQKCADGRKVKLVWRNILAFGYLHLAAIYGLYLLVTSAKWVTIGFAFVLYVCSGLGITAGAHRLWAHRSYKAKWQLRLLLVIFNTIAFQDAAYHWARDHRVHHKFSETDADPHNATRGFFFSHIGWLLCKKHPEVKAKGQGIDLSDLRADPILMFQKRYYLYLMPFACFVLPTMIPIYFWDESIMNAWFVATMFRWCFILNVTWLVNSAAHKFGGRPYDQFISPTQNISVAVLAFGEGWHNYHHVFPWDYKTAELGFYSLNFTTFFIDCFSKIGWAYDLKTVSPAIIEKRVKRTGDGTHPTWGWGDKDQPKEEIEEALIMHRKQD; from the exons ATGGAATACG CAATTCGTCGATTAAACATGCCGCCCAATATCAAGGCCCAGGCCAAAGCAGAAGCAGTGGTAACCGTCGATTCAAAGATGCAAGTGAATGCAggaacaggagcaggaggagatGCAGGCGAGGTGCCATTCGCCACCTCCAATGGTGTGCTCTTCGAGGGAGATGAAGGTAACCAGAGCTTCCAGAAGTGTGCCGACGGGCGCAAAGTGAAGCTAGTGTGGCGCAATATCCTGGCCTTTGGTTACTTGCATTTGGCCGCCATCTATGGGCTCTATCTTTTGGTTACTTCGGCCAAATGGGTGACAATTGGTTTCGCATTCGTCCTTTATGTGTGCTCTGGACTTGGCATCACTGCTGGCGCTCACCGTCTGTGGGCCCATCGATCCTACAAGGCCAAGTGGCAATTGCGCTTGTTGTTGGTCATCTTCAATACGATTGCGTTCCAGGATGCCGCCTATCACTGGGCCCGTGACCATCGCGTCCACCACAAGTTCTCGGAGACGGATGCCGATCCCCATAATGCCACGCGTGGCTTCTTCTTTTCGCACATTGGATGGCTGCTGTGCAAGAAACACCCGGAGGTAAAGGCCAAGGGCCAGGGCATAGACCTATCCGATTTACGTGCCGATCCCATACTGATGTTCCAGAAGCG CTATTATTTGTACCTGATGCCGTTTGCCTGCTTTGTGCTGCCCACCATGATACCGATTTACTTTTGGGATGAGTCGATTATGAACGCTTGGTTTGTGGCCACCATGTTCCGTTGGTGCTTCATTTTGAATGTGACCTGGCTCGTCAACAGTGCTGCCCACAAGTTTGGTGGACGCCCATATGACCA ATTCATCAGCCCTACTCAGAACATATCCGTCGCTGTTTTGGCCTTTGGCGAGGGCTGGCACAACTATCATCATGTGTTTCCATGGGACTACAAGACGGCTGAACTTGGCTTTTACTCTCTCAACTTTACCACATTCTTTATTGACTGCTTTTCGAAGATTGGCTGGGCCTATGACCTGAAGACCGTATCGCCGGCCATTATCGAGAAGCGTGTGAAGCGCACTGGCGACGGCACTCACCCCACTTGGGGCTGGGGCGACAAGGATCAGCCAAAGGAGGAAATCGAGGAGGCGCTTATTATGCACAGGAAGCAAGATTAG
- the LOC108164662 gene encoding HIG1 domain family member 2A, mitochondrial, whose amino-acid sequence MSSKAQITLPEEELDWIQLRQDLGPVIEVETTKEKLQRKIKENPLVPIGCLATTAALTMGLYNFRTGNRKMSQLMMRTRIAAQGFTVAALIIGVVMTYGEKKTP is encoded by the exons ATGTCGAGCAAGGCACAAATTACTCTGCCCGAAGAGGAATTGGATTGGATTCAGCTGCGCCAGGATCTGGGACCCGTGATTGAGGTGGAAACCACCAAGGAAAAGCTACAGCGCAAAATTAAGGAGAACCCGTTGGTTCCGATTG GATGCCTGGCCACTACCGCGGCCCTGACAATGGGCTTGTACAACTTCCGTACTGGCAATCGAAAGATGTCCCAATTGATGATGCGCACCCGTATCGCTGCCCAGGGATTCACAGTTGCCGCCTTGATTATCGGCGTTGTGATGACTTATGGCGAAAAGAAAACCCCTTAA
- the LOC108164661 gene encoding uncharacterized protein LOC108164661, protein MNIVLGNCVGSCDQLAGPPPDFILSMPPPPLPSFLISKPITIETLMPPSNESQPCFAAFMCGGQGGQGQHNDSNGNALMELVRSSDTRSLENVWFFVSSCVGIFVLGCFLAIIVIRCRETFLSYHDANIKQTAINALGEATKSNAFSSGGILYPCATANSRDLLQSQLVNDSRLLWATLTPHGTRHFIIENSQDGGHYESVDYRGKAHSQVFRGYAKHSQSFVKSFDNNGFVDYDYEDPTPLMDSYHDDMDSGYQEPHEVTGSLNQSSPMHGHATANDTPTNVNTLSISRKTTLSRRISDASSHNGTTM, encoded by the exons ATGAATATAGTATTGGGAAATTGTGTGGGAAGCTGCGACCAATTGGCCGGACCACCACCTGACTTTATACTATcgatgccgccgccgccattgCCATCGTTCCTCATCAGCAAACCGATAACCATCGAGACTCTGATGCCGCCGTCCAACGAGTCGCAGCCGTGCTTTGCCGCATTCATGTGCGGTGGCCAGGggggccagggccagcacaATGACAGCAATGGCAATGCTCTGATGGAGCTGGTGCGTAGCAGCGATACCAGGAGTCTGGAGAATGTTTGGTTCTTTGTCTCCTCCTGTGTGGGCATATTCGTGCTGGGCTGCTTCCTGGCCATCATTGTGATCCGATGCAGGGA GACATTCCTCTCCTACCACGACGCAAACATCAAGCAGACGGCCATCAATGCCTTGGGCGAGGCAACCAAATCGAATGCCTTCTCCTCGGGCGGCATACTGTATCCTTGTGCGACGGCCAACAGTAGGGACCTGCTGCAGAGTCAGCTGGTGAATGATAGCCGCCTGCTGTGGGCCACTCTAACACCGCACGGCACTAGGCACTTTATCATTGAAAACTCCCAGGATGGAGGGCACTACGAGTCGGTGGATTATCGCGGCAAGGCCCACAGTCAGGTGTTTCGCGGCTATGCCAAGCACTCGCAATCGTTTGTCAAG TCGTTTGATAATAATGGTTTCGTTGATTATGACTATGAGGATCCCACACCTTTGATGGATTCCTATCACGATGACATGGACTCGGGCTATCAGGAGCCCCATGAGGTGACCGGCTCGCTGAATCAGTCGTCCCCCATGCATGGCCATGCAACAGCCAATGACACACCGACAAATGTGAACACCCTATCGATTAGCCGCAAGACCACTCTGTCGCGCCGCATCAGCGATGCCTCCTCGCACAACGGGACAACGATGTAA